The Sorangiineae bacterium MSr11367 genome window below encodes:
- a CDS encoding transcriptional repressor: MAHVVTASCPEERIVRAVERFRAVLYGRDLRMTSVREAIVRAALEYDGHFHVQELARVLQERGLRDASVATVYRAMPLLVEAGIVQPALVSAGDEQRYEAAFERPHHDHLVCTQCGDVVEFHDEVLETLQRVIAERYGYELTGHVHELLGCCPKCRKKKR; the protein is encoded by the coding sequence GTGGCTCACGTCGTAACAGCGAGCTGCCCGGAAGAACGCATCGTCCGTGCGGTGGAGCGCTTTCGGGCGGTGCTCTACGGGCGCGACCTTCGTATGACGTCGGTGCGCGAAGCGATCGTGCGGGCCGCGCTGGAATACGACGGCCACTTTCACGTGCAGGAGCTTGCGCGGGTGCTGCAGGAGCGCGGTCTGCGCGATGCCTCCGTGGCCACGGTCTATCGCGCGATGCCCCTGCTGGTGGAAGCTGGCATCGTGCAGCCGGCGCTGGTGTCCGCCGGCGACGAACAGCGCTACGAGGCCGCCTTCGAGCGTCCGCACCATGACCATTTGGTGTGCACGCAATGCGGGGACGTCGTCGAGTTTCACGACGAGGTGCTCGAGACGCTTCAACGGGTCATCGCCGAGAGATACGGCTACGAGCTCACCGGCCACGTCCACGAGCTGCTCGGCTGTTGCCCGAAGTGCCGCAAAAAGAAGCGCTGA
- a CDS encoding class I SAM-dependent methyltransferase, whose protein sequence is MNQTFPNWHPMHFVPSTSEAVIDVGCNVGDALVAARSLGAKRLYGIDINQHAVDAARKKFAGDPDCTLAHGSIDKLPFEADIADVAICTEVMEHVPSELRPNVVREIHRVLRDDGTLVFTVPAAGMFAALDPANLRLRFQGLFAVVSSRIGGPGRDRGFEGQKHGIVWHHHFSLEELRALFEPYFEITTVRWRAAVLAPVCDILSFPFSRRSRYDHPVYRTLAKINQWEYSKDFGESYAYNVLLVAKKRPLP, encoded by the coding sequence ATGAACCAGACCTTTCCGAATTGGCATCCGATGCACTTCGTTCCTTCCACTTCGGAGGCGGTGATCGACGTCGGGTGCAATGTCGGCGACGCGCTCGTGGCTGCGCGCTCGCTCGGCGCCAAGCGCCTGTACGGCATCGACATCAACCAGCATGCGGTGGACGCGGCACGCAAGAAGTTCGCCGGCGACCCCGATTGCACCCTCGCGCACGGTTCGATCGACAAGCTGCCCTTCGAGGCGGACATCGCCGATGTGGCCATCTGCACCGAGGTAATGGAACACGTGCCCAGCGAGCTGCGTCCCAACGTCGTGCGCGAAATCCACCGTGTTCTGCGCGACGACGGCACCCTCGTTTTCACCGTTCCGGCTGCCGGCATGTTCGCCGCGCTGGATCCGGCCAACCTGCGACTCCGCTTCCAAGGCCTCTTCGCCGTCGTTTCCTCGCGGATCGGCGGCCCCGGGCGCGACCGGGGCTTCGAAGGTCAAAAGCACGGCATCGTTTGGCACCATCACTTTTCGCTCGAGGAGCTACGCGCCCTCTTCGAGCCGTACTTCGAAATCACCACGGTGCGATGGCGCGCGGCCGTGCTCGCACCGGTCTGCGACATCCTCAGCTTCCCCTTCTCCCGGCGCAGTCGCTACGACCATCCCGTCTACCGCACCCTCGCCAAGATCAATCAGTGGGAGTACTCGAAGGACTTCGGCGAGTCGTACGCCTACAACGTCCTCCTCGTCGCCAAAAAACGCCCCCTCCCCTAG
- a CDS encoding cytochrome P450, with protein MKNPMMQTKAFSHPSNAVSSGPTCPFPHAADGMTQTPDAVARAAGVAPSAYGTRRPVRKEGGLVRRAINAGSYLGILALKPLKIYAYRTRFTFIKRAILEVTTPIDWSLIFLNIQNPTMLLHEKAYGGNFLFGKGVMVIDHRQTEEEIAKPAPRCNDFMGVSFATSDSITFATNTASVNQCPPARSVTRDYIETKIFKPEVRAIELDYGKIRADCAEILSEWKRADDMATMFGIRGAATRILLKVLSGKTIPKKEADEVTHEYIRRFLEASLFSRYATFMNGLLGTHESMRRNVYQRLRDDGFDGILIEMVMFAGMFSVGSIVMRCVEDIQRFEIRYDELTYEEKRNFVIEAQRLFPTVTTVHRILEKDEVVKIGRKPIKLQVGDQIVYPFACSNRDPSQFHDPEMLRLDRPREEYDKVLSWSKGPHGCPARDLSITVVVNMLDTLAERYDLSELKIFNMQI; from the coding sequence ATGAAAAATCCGATGATGCAAACGAAGGCGTTTTCACATCCGTCCAACGCGGTTTCGTCGGGGCCGACGTGTCCGTTTCCCCATGCCGCCGATGGCATGACGCAAACGCCGGATGCGGTGGCGCGAGCGGCAGGGGTCGCCCCTTCTGCGTACGGGACGCGTCGGCCCGTGCGCAAGGAGGGCGGCCTCGTTCGCCGTGCCATCAATGCCGGCTCGTATTTGGGAATACTCGCGCTCAAGCCGCTCAAGATTTACGCGTACCGAACGCGCTTCACGTTCATCAAGCGTGCGATTCTGGAGGTGACCACGCCCATCGATTGGTCCCTCATTTTTCTCAATATTCAGAATCCGACGATGCTCCTTCACGAGAAAGCGTATGGCGGAAATTTCCTTTTCGGGAAGGGCGTCATGGTGATCGACCACCGCCAGACCGAGGAGGAGATCGCGAAACCGGCGCCGCGCTGCAACGACTTCATGGGCGTGAGCTTCGCCACCAGCGACAGCATCACCTTTGCGACCAACACGGCCAGCGTGAACCAGTGTCCGCCGGCTCGCTCGGTCACCCGCGACTACATCGAGACGAAGATCTTCAAGCCGGAGGTGCGCGCGATCGAGCTCGACTATGGAAAAATTCGCGCGGATTGTGCGGAAATCCTCAGCGAGTGGAAGCGGGCCGACGATATGGCGACCATGTTCGGCATTCGCGGGGCGGCGACCCGTATCCTGCTGAAGGTCCTCTCCGGCAAGACCATTCCGAAGAAGGAGGCCGACGAGGTTACGCACGAATACATCCGCCGATTCCTCGAGGCGTCGCTGTTCAGCCGATATGCGACGTTCATGAATGGGCTTTTGGGGACGCACGAAAGCATGCGGCGCAACGTCTACCAGAGGCTGAGGGATGACGGTTTCGACGGCATCCTCATCGAGATGGTCATGTTTGCCGGCATGTTCAGCGTCGGGTCGATCGTGATGCGCTGCGTGGAAGACATCCAGCGATTCGAGATTCGCTACGACGAGCTGACCTACGAGGAGAAGCGAAACTTCGTCATCGAGGCGCAGCGCCTCTTTCCCACGGTCACCACGGTTCACCGCATCTTGGAAAAGGACGAAGTCGTCAAAATTGGACGCAAACCGATCAAGCTCCAGGTCGGCGATCAGATCGTGTACCCGTTCGCGTGCTCGAATCGGGATCCGAGTCAGTTCCACGATCCTGAAATGCTTCGCCTCGATCGACCACGGGAAGAATACGACAAGGTCCTGAGCTGGTCGAAAGGCCCCCACGGGTGTCCGGCGAGGGATCTCTCGATCACGGTGGTGGTCAATATGCTCGACACCCTGGCCGAGAGGTACGACCTGTCGGAGTTGAAAATCTTCAACATGCAAATCTAG
- a CDS encoding ecdysteroid 22-kinase family protein: protein MGRGTFPRGPEGITTGWLADAVGAPVSAFEVEQIGMGVGLLGRMYRLTLSGDASTPSSVVLKMPTLDQRARANIMKPMHFYEREVSFYQEAARAVPVATPKVHFAEFDPATDDFVLVFEDCSDRRMADQIAGCSNADADTAIDAMVALHAHSWAALQASTYPWLPKYCDSPYPQAWGGMFERGWPRAREIFGARMPEPIRDFGDHFERIVQPYLDEISAEPVTFCHGDFRLDNFLFRTKKEHAPMTIVDWPICFRGRGAYDLGYFISQSLTAEDRRANEKRLIDRYTHGLAAHGVEYPRDQLMRDYKRTVAWCFLYPVAVVGSAEIKTERQLQLLQGMLDRSIAAIEDSGALEVLR, encoded by the coding sequence ATGGGGCGGGGAACATTTCCGAGGGGGCCGGAGGGAATCACGACAGGTTGGCTGGCGGATGCCGTCGGTGCACCGGTGTCGGCCTTCGAGGTCGAACAGATTGGGATGGGCGTCGGTCTTCTGGGACGCATGTACCGGTTGACGTTGAGCGGTGACGCAAGCACGCCCTCGAGCGTCGTCTTGAAGATGCCGACGCTCGACCAACGCGCACGCGCGAACATCATGAAGCCCATGCACTTCTACGAAAGGGAAGTCAGCTTCTACCAGGAGGCGGCCCGCGCCGTTCCCGTCGCCACCCCCAAGGTTCACTTCGCAGAGTTCGATCCGGCGACCGATGACTTCGTGCTCGTATTCGAGGACTGCAGCGACCGACGGATGGCGGACCAGATCGCCGGCTGTTCGAACGCCGACGCCGACACCGCGATCGACGCGATGGTCGCGCTTCATGCGCATTCTTGGGCGGCGCTGCAGGCTTCCACCTATCCGTGGTTGCCGAAGTATTGTGACTCACCCTATCCGCAGGCCTGGGGCGGAATGTTCGAGCGGGGATGGCCGCGCGCGCGCGAAATCTTCGGGGCCCGCATGCCCGAGCCGATTCGCGATTTCGGTGACCACTTCGAGCGTATCGTCCAGCCCTATCTGGACGAGATCTCGGCGGAGCCCGTGACGTTCTGTCACGGCGATTTCCGGCTCGACAACTTCCTCTTCAGGACGAAGAAAGAGCACGCGCCGATGACGATCGTGGACTGGCCGATCTGCTTTCGCGGCCGGGGCGCGTACGATCTCGGGTACTTCATCAGCCAGAGTCTCACGGCGGAGGACCGGCGTGCGAACGAGAAACGGCTGATCGACCGATACACCCACGGGCTCGCCGCCCACGGCGTCGAGTATCCACGCGACCAATTGATGCGGGATTACAAGCGGACGGTGGCGTGGTGCTTCCTCTACCCGGTGGCTGTGGTGGGATCGGCCGAGATCAAGACCGAACGCCAGCTTCAGCTCCTGCAAGGGATGCTCGACCGTTCCATCGCGGCCATCGAAGACTCCGGAGCACTCGAAGTGCTGCGCTAG
- a CDS encoding prolyl oligopeptidase family serine peptidase — MERSTLVNEWTCIRACLLFIALGSAVACSSESDRPSDDSRDDAGNAYPASRRENVADTYWGVQVPDPYRWLEDASSSEVQSWMSAQDGYARQRLAAIPNRDAWLDRLRPLFRTNADDAPIRRQERYFWNRRLADRNKAIVYWKDGRNGAEKVLFDPNAWSADGSAALGLWTPSPNGKFVAYQVHENNGDDGVMHMFDVENGRETGDVIPGTGYSGDAGWTPDNSGFYYTWMPPIGGEVTAPTRFGFAEIRFHRLGTDPTNDAIVHPATHDPETGLGADLSPDGRWLAAFIFHGASGASEVFIQDRTAAARVWTPITGPSDGQTLFPQGLVQNDGVYLRTNLDAPRFRIVKVDPLHPERANWKEVVPQDPEATIHTFAVLGGHLVVNSMRKATTELTVRRLDGTFVRNIALPDRGSSDILVGAADDDTAYFNFESFTTPEVQFETSIAQGTVREYSRNTAPFDASAYVTDQVTYPSKDGTPVTMFVAHRRDVTPNGHNPTILYGYGGFNQNMTPSFSRSMAAWMASGGVYALPNLRGGGEYGEPWHQAGMLLQKQNVFDDFIAAARWLIDNQWTNANQLAIRGGSNGGLLVGATMTQAPELFDAVICEVPLLDMLRYHRFGLGRLWIPEYGSVDDAQQFNALYAYSPYHRVERREYPALLMLSSDSDDRVDPLHARKFIAEMQWANTSNAPAWLRIERNAGHGGADSVQASLEQAADILQFVSAQFADPR, encoded by the coding sequence ATGGAACGATCCACGTTGGTGAATGAATGGACGTGCATCCGCGCGTGCCTCCTATTCATCGCGCTTGGCAGCGCGGTGGCGTGCAGTTCGGAGAGCGATCGCCCTTCGGACGACTCACGCGACGATGCCGGCAATGCGTATCCGGCCAGTCGGCGCGAAAATGTCGCCGACACGTATTGGGGTGTTCAAGTTCCGGATCCGTACCGATGGCTCGAGGATGCGTCGAGTTCGGAGGTCCAGTCATGGATGAGCGCGCAAGATGGTTATGCGCGGCAAAGACTCGCGGCCATTCCGAATCGCGACGCATGGCTCGATCGGCTACGGCCCCTTTTTCGGACCAATGCCGACGATGCGCCGATACGGCGCCAGGAGCGCTACTTTTGGAACCGACGTCTCGCCGACAGGAACAAAGCGATCGTGTATTGGAAAGACGGCAGAAATGGCGCCGAGAAGGTGCTGTTCGACCCCAATGCATGGAGCGCCGATGGCTCGGCAGCCCTTGGACTGTGGACCCCGAGCCCGAATGGGAAATTCGTGGCCTACCAGGTCCACGAAAACAACGGTGACGATGGCGTGATGCACATGTTCGATGTGGAGAACGGCAGGGAAACCGGCGACGTGATCCCGGGGACGGGGTACAGCGGGGACGCGGGGTGGACGCCTGACAACAGCGGATTCTATTACACCTGGATGCCACCCATCGGCGGAGAGGTCACGGCGCCCACGCGCTTTGGCTTCGCGGAAATAAGGTTTCATCGACTCGGCACCGATCCGACCAACGATGCCATCGTTCATCCCGCGACGCACGATCCGGAGACAGGGCTCGGGGCCGACCTATCGCCAGACGGCCGTTGGCTCGCCGCGTTTATTTTTCATGGCGCCTCGGGGGCCTCCGAAGTGTTCATTCAGGACCGCACGGCGGCCGCGAGGGTATGGACGCCCATCACGGGGCCGAGTGATGGGCAGACGCTATTCCCCCAGGGGCTCGTCCAGAACGACGGCGTGTACCTGCGGACGAACCTCGATGCGCCGCGCTTCCGCATCGTGAAGGTGGATCCGCTGCATCCCGAACGAGCAAACTGGAAAGAGGTCGTGCCCCAGGATCCTGAAGCCACGATCCACACGTTCGCTGTCCTCGGCGGGCATCTGGTGGTCAATTCCATGCGCAAGGCCACGACGGAGCTCACGGTGCGCAGGCTCGATGGCACGTTCGTCCGCAACATCGCCTTGCCGGACCGGGGGTCGTCCGACATCCTCGTGGGAGCGGCGGACGACGATACCGCGTATTTCAACTTCGAATCGTTCACCACGCCCGAGGTCCAGTTCGAGACGTCGATTGCTCAAGGGACCGTTCGCGAATATTCGCGCAACACAGCCCCCTTCGACGCGTCAGCGTACGTCACGGACCAAGTCACGTATCCGTCCAAGGACGGCACACCGGTCACCATGTTCGTCGCCCACCGCAGGGACGTCACCCCGAATGGGCACAATCCTACGATTCTCTATGGCTACGGCGGATTCAACCAGAACATGACACCATCGTTTAGCCGATCGATGGCGGCCTGGATGGCATCGGGCGGTGTGTACGCGCTCCCGAACCTTCGCGGCGGCGGCGAATATGGAGAGCCCTGGCACCAAGCGGGAATGCTCCTGCAGAAGCAAAACGTGTTCGATGACTTCATTGCCGCCGCACGCTGGCTCATCGACAACCAATGGACGAATGCCAACCAGTTGGCCATTCGTGGAGGTTCGAACGGTGGCCTGCTGGTCGGAGCGACCATGACCCAGGCGCCCGAGCTTTTCGATGCCGTGATCTGCGAAGTCCCTCTGCTCGATATGCTGCGCTATCACCGATTCGGCTTGGGGCGGCTGTGGATTCCCGAGTACGGGTCGGTCGACGACGCGCAGCAGTTCAACGCGCTTTATGCGTATTCACCCTACCATCGCGTCGAACGACGTGAATACCCTGCGCTGCTGATGCTCTCCAGCGACAGCGACGACCGCGTCGACCCGTTGCATGCACGCAAATTCATCGCCGAGATGCAATGGGCCAACACATCGAATGCGCCCGCCTGGCTCCGCATCGAGAGGAATGCAGGTCATGGCGGGGCGGACTCGGTGCAAGCCTCCCTCGAGCAGGCGGCCGACATTCTCCAATTCGTGTCCGCGCAGTTCGCCGATCCACGGTGA
- a CDS encoding protein kinase, whose protein sequence is MSEETLALKKIFADRFVVEEVAGSGGMAIVYRASDLKRDGATVALKVLRRLVHVHDIHERFTREALVLSQLRHPGIVSYIDHGITPQGDAFLVMEWLEGEDLGHRMDREGLSLAETVTLFRAVAEALSVAHRHGIVHRDLKPENIFLLEGRPDRVSLLDFGVARLISSELTAAGLALGTPRYMAPEQARGEAIGATADVFALGCVMFRCLTGRVLFDGSHPTIVMAGILFQEAPKLRTLRPTMPKDVEALLARMLEKDPQRRPKDAGALLDALNQLASLSDEPAPDDVMVHSAPLSEEQQLASVILSIADGTDEDEHDKASRQTLGDALRGRFGVRVERLVDGSMVATLAQTGSMTATDQAIQAARCALFLRNDTPSQRVVLATGRGIVGEHLPDGEVMDRAGKLVQASKTSERTLATGGVWIDDITAQLLDARFHMRRPESGICILEEELQTEERRLLLGKPTPCVGRHRELAQLQMILDECCEDSIARAIVVLALPGIGKSHLRREFVRQVQHDAARTVEVWLGRGDPTRSGAPYGLLWDALRRLIDVHDGEELAVQQRHLQERVSLHVPASEAPFVTEFLGELCRIPFPSDTRPKPRNARAESPTMADQVSAAFVSFLRAESSAHPVLLVLEDLHWGDGLTVRLVDDLLRECSDKPIMVLATARPEVEERHPKLWAGRKREVLRLHGLTKKASTQLVTHVLGTQVAPVVVERIVDQAEGNALFLEELIRFVAEDASGVMPDTVIAMLQARLQRLEPGLRRVLRAASVYGATFWRAGLLALLGEHDSAASLDDRLEALLDQELVSRNAASRFLGDIQYSFRHALLREAAHSTLTDADRSVGHRAAATFLESMGECDPGVLAEHFALGGDMGRAAVYYARAAAEALNHNELATLASLTERGIACGAKSEVLGALLTARARGSFFLYQYADAHALLQEALPLLRRGSADWWLAAGTLVLVAACLLRWDEVLQWGEKLRTAPFERKAAGMRMRALSLTVMRLVWSGRPSQITPYLTEMDDMLLPVEDVHGKAWWEFGHFVVALWSQPNPWRALMAAARAETLFEQSDYPRLLALVRTYQGYTLVHLGCFAAGESKLRASFEVARRTREWLLSFAAPYLAVTLVDKGDVASLDEAEGILREYLEVPADPSMQGLANAVLGQIYLTRGELEPAERQARLALRTITDLLVLRSYADTVLTTVLWRAGRHAEACEHADAALDWVVSVGACGIFEVRLRVAAFEAHVAAGSPAAPRILEGAIEQIRIRAEGIPDAGLRARFLMKNPTNRRALEEARKRLPASALAFCELIT, encoded by the coding sequence ATGAGCGAGGAGACGCTCGCACTCAAGAAGATCTTCGCCGACCGATTCGTCGTGGAAGAGGTGGCAGGTTCCGGTGGGATGGCCATTGTCTACCGTGCCAGCGACCTAAAGCGTGACGGCGCGACGGTGGCACTCAAGGTGCTTCGCCGGCTCGTCCACGTGCACGACATTCACGAGCGGTTCACGCGGGAGGCGCTCGTCCTGTCGCAGTTGCGGCATCCGGGAATCGTGTCGTATATCGATCATGGCATCACCCCACAAGGGGATGCATTTCTCGTCATGGAATGGCTCGAGGGCGAGGACCTTGGCCATCGTATGGACCGAGAAGGCTTGTCGCTCGCTGAAACGGTGACCCTGTTTCGAGCGGTCGCCGAAGCCCTTTCGGTCGCGCACAGGCACGGGATCGTGCACCGCGACCTCAAGCCCGAAAACATCTTCCTTCTCGAGGGCCGACCGGATCGCGTGTCGTTGCTCGACTTCGGCGTGGCACGGCTGATCTCGTCCGAGCTCACGGCGGCTGGCTTGGCGCTCGGCACGCCTCGCTACATGGCGCCCGAGCAGGCGCGCGGGGAGGCCATCGGTGCGACCGCCGATGTGTTCGCGCTCGGGTGCGTGATGTTCCGATGCCTGACCGGACGAGTGCTCTTCGATGGATCGCACCCGACCATCGTCATGGCAGGCATTCTGTTCCAAGAGGCTCCGAAGCTGCGCACGCTGCGACCGACGATGCCGAAAGACGTGGAGGCGCTGCTCGCACGGATGCTCGAGAAGGATCCGCAGCGGCGTCCCAAGGATGCGGGCGCGCTCCTCGATGCGCTGAATCAGCTCGCCTCGCTCTCGGACGAACCCGCCCCCGACGACGTCATGGTCCACTCTGCCCCCCTCTCCGAAGAGCAACAACTCGCGAGCGTCATCTTGTCGATTGCGGACGGCACCGATGAGGACGAGCATGACAAGGCGTCTCGCCAGACCCTTGGGGACGCACTGCGAGGCCGCTTTGGCGTGCGGGTCGAACGGCTCGTGGACGGATCGATGGTTGCGACGCTCGCGCAGACCGGGAGCATGACCGCGACCGACCAAGCCATCCAGGCAGCACGGTGCGCACTCTTCCTCCGCAACGACACTCCTTCGCAGCGCGTCGTGCTTGCGACCGGCCGAGGCATCGTGGGCGAGCATCTGCCGGACGGAGAGGTCATGGATCGCGCGGGCAAGTTGGTGCAGGCGTCCAAGACCTCGGAACGGACACTGGCCACCGGTGGCGTATGGATCGACGACATTACGGCGCAACTGCTCGACGCGCGCTTTCACATGCGTCGACCGGAGTCCGGGATCTGCATCTTGGAGGAGGAGCTCCAAACCGAGGAGAGGCGGCTATTGCTCGGCAAACCGACGCCTTGTGTCGGTCGTCATCGGGAGCTCGCACAGCTGCAAATGATTCTAGACGAGTGCTGCGAGGATTCGATCGCTCGCGCCATCGTGGTGCTCGCACTGCCCGGAATCGGTAAATCGCACCTGCGGCGCGAATTCGTCCGGCAGGTGCAGCACGACGCCGCGAGGACCGTCGAGGTGTGGCTTGGGCGCGGTGATCCCACGCGATCGGGTGCGCCCTACGGCCTGCTCTGGGATGCCTTGCGCAGGCTCATCGACGTGCATGATGGCGAGGAACTCGCCGTGCAGCAGCGCCACCTCCAGGAGCGGGTGTCGCTCCATGTGCCTGCGAGCGAAGCACCCTTTGTCACCGAATTCCTCGGCGAGCTCTGTAGGATCCCTTTCCCATCGGATACCCGGCCAAAGCCCCGGAACGCGCGCGCCGAGTCGCCCACCATGGCCGATCAGGTGAGCGCTGCATTCGTCTCCTTCTTACGCGCAGAATCCAGCGCGCACCCGGTGCTGCTCGTCCTCGAGGATCTTCATTGGGGTGACGGGCTAACGGTGCGTCTGGTCGACGACCTGCTGCGCGAGTGCAGCGACAAGCCGATCATGGTTCTGGCCACCGCGCGCCCCGAGGTCGAAGAACGCCACCCGAAGCTTTGGGCCGGACGCAAACGCGAGGTCCTCAGGCTCCATGGGTTGACGAAAAAGGCAAGCACCCAGCTCGTGACCCATGTCCTCGGCACGCAGGTCGCGCCCGTGGTCGTGGAACGAATCGTCGACCAGGCGGAGGGCAATGCGCTCTTTTTGGAGGAGCTGATTCGTTTCGTTGCCGAAGACGCGTCCGGGGTCATGCCGGACACCGTGATCGCGATGTTGCAAGCACGGCTCCAGCGCCTCGAGCCGGGACTGCGCCGGGTGCTGCGCGCCGCCAGCGTTTACGGTGCAACCTTTTGGCGTGCGGGGCTGCTCGCGCTGCTCGGGGAGCATGATTCGGCGGCGAGCCTCGACGACCGGCTGGAGGCGCTGCTCGATCAGGAGCTCGTCTCGCGAAATGCCGCAAGCCGCTTTCTCGGAGATATTCAGTATTCGTTCCGGCACGCGCTATTGCGGGAGGCCGCTCACAGCACCCTGACCGACGCGGATCGCTCGGTGGGACACCGCGCGGCCGCCACCTTCCTCGAATCGATGGGCGAATGCGATCCCGGCGTTCTCGCCGAACATTTCGCCCTCGGTGGCGACATGGGGCGCGCGGCGGTCTACTACGCACGGGCGGCCGCCGAGGCGCTCAATCACAATGAGCTTGCGACCTTGGCGAGCCTGACCGAGCGAGGCATCGCGTGCGGGGCGAAAAGCGAAGTCCTCGGCGCGCTCCTGACTGCCCGCGCGCGCGGGAGTTTTTTCCTTTATCAGTATGCGGACGCCCACGCCCTCCTCCAAGAGGCACTGCCTCTGCTCCGCCGCGGGAGCGCCGACTGGTGGCTCGCCGCGGGCACCTTGGTGCTGGTCGCGGCGTGCCTCCTTCGTTGGGACGAGGTTCTCCAGTGGGGGGAGAAGCTGCGAACCGCGCCTTTCGAGCGGAAAGCCGCGGGGATGCGCATGCGAGCCCTGTCGCTCACCGTGATGCGGTTGGTCTGGTCCGGACGGCCTTCGCAGATTACGCCCTACCTCACGGAAATGGACGACATGCTTCTCCCCGTCGAGGATGTCCATGGAAAGGCCTGGTGGGAATTCGGGCACTTCGTCGTCGCCTTGTGGTCTCAGCCGAATCCTTGGCGCGCCTTGATGGCGGCTGCGCGCGCCGAAACGTTGTTCGAGCAATCCGATTACCCGCGTCTCCTTGCGCTCGTAAGGACCTATCAGGGCTATACGCTCGTTCACCTCGGTTGTTTCGCCGCGGGCGAGTCGAAATTGCGCGCCAGCTTCGAGGTGGCTCGGCGCACCCGAGAATGGCTCTTATCGTTCGCGGCGCCGTACCTCGCGGTGACGCTCGTCGACAAGGGAGATGTCGCGTCGCTCGACGAAGCCGAGGGCATTCTGCGCGAATATTTGGAAGTACCGGCCGACCCCAGCATGCAAGGCCTTGCGAATGCGGTGCTGGGCCAGATTTACCTCACACGCGGCGAACTCGAACCTGCAGAGCGACAGGCTCGACTCGCCCTCCGCACGATTACGGATCTCTTGGTGCTCCGGTCGTATGCGGACACCGTACTGACGACCGTCCTCTGGCGCGCCGGTCGCCATGCCGAAGCCTGCGAGCACGCCGATGCCGCGCTCGATTGGGTCGTTTCGGTTGGGGCGTGCGGCATCTTCGAGGTGCGACTTCGCGTCGCGGCGTTCGAGGCCCACGTTGCGGCAGGCAGCCCGGCGGCTCCCCGCATTTTGGAGGGCGCCATCGAACAAATCCGCATTCGCGCCGAAGGCATCCCCGATGCGGGCCTTCGCGCGCGCTTCCTCATGAAAAACCCGACGAACCGACGCGCGCTCGAGGAAGCGCGAAAGCGGCTGCCCGCCTCGGCCCTCGCGTTTTGCGAGTTGATCACCTAG
- a CDS encoding LysR family transcriptional regulator, with protein MFDPITLDQLRALVTVVEEGSFSAAARKLRRVQSAVSTAMSNLENQLGVPLWDRSTKVARLTEQGHAVLAAARRVLLEVDSLKRLTSDMVMGLEAQVSLCVDALFPLSALVSLCEGFAKEFPSVDLRVDIQVLSAVTERVVSGAATIGVVAPPAVAGDLERTFLGRIEMIPVTGPKHPLASLRGPIPAARLADAVQVVLSERRDAGIADQAVLSPRTWRVADLHTKHALLRANLGWGNMPEHLVRNDLRSRKLVRIRPQAWVGIDLRVTFHAVYRPGSMFGPAHRWVLDRLASLIQEHRRNR; from the coding sequence ATGTTCGACCCCATCACGCTCGACCAGCTCCGTGCGCTCGTGACCGTCGTGGAGGAAGGCAGCTTTTCCGCAGCTGCGCGCAAACTGCGGCGGGTGCAGTCGGCCGTGAGCACCGCCATGAGCAATCTGGAAAACCAGCTCGGCGTCCCCCTCTGGGATCGCTCCACGAAGGTGGCGCGGCTCACCGAGCAGGGGCACGCCGTGCTGGCCGCAGCCCGCAGGGTGCTGCTCGAGGTCGATTCGCTCAAACGGCTCACAAGCGACATGGTCATGGGCCTCGAAGCGCAGGTCTCGCTCTGCGTCGATGCCCTCTTTCCCCTGAGTGCCCTTGTCTCGCTTTGCGAGGGGTTCGCCAAGGAATTCCCCTCCGTCGACCTGCGGGTCGACATCCAGGTGCTCTCGGCCGTCACCGAGCGGGTCGTCTCCGGCGCCGCGACCATCGGCGTCGTCGCACCGCCCGCCGTCGCCGGCGATCTGGAACGCACCTTTCTCGGCCGCATCGAGATGATCCCGGTCACCGGACCGAAACATCCGCTTGCTTCCCTCCGCGGACCGATTCCCGCGGCGCGCTTGGCGGACGCCGTGCAAGTCGTCCTCTCCGAGCGACGCGACGCCGGCATCGCGGATCAGGCCGTCCTCTCGCCGCGCACCTGGCGCGTCGCCGATTTGCACACCAAGCACGCCCTTTTGCGCGCCAACTTGGGGTGGGGCAACATGCCCGAACATCTGGTGCGCAACGACCTTCGTTCCCGAAAGCTCGTGCGCATCCGCCCCCAGGCGTGGGTCGGCATCGATCTCCGCGTCACCTTTCATGCGGTGTATCGGCCGGGATCCATGTTCGGACCGGCACACCGCTGGGTCCTGGATCGGCTCGCAAGCCTGATCCAGGAGCATCGACGAAACAGATGA